In Capra hircus breed San Clemente chromosome 26, ASM170441v1, whole genome shotgun sequence, the following are encoded in one genomic region:
- the LCOR gene encoding ligand-dependent corepressor isoform X1 — MQRMIQQFAAEYTSKNSSTQDPSQPNSTKNQSLPKASPVTTSPTAATAQNPVLSKLLMADQDSPLDLTVRKSQSEPSEQDGVLDLSTKKSPCAGSTSLSHSPGCSSTQGNGENSAEAIAVHSNHQSKSPLEKFMVKLCTHHQKQFIRVLNDLYTESQPGSEDLQSSDSGAMDTSTCDAGCAQLGTRHTEKDALCLNMKSSTSVDMPIDSGGSHSPPHLTEQALKEPPPETNSVDGREKTLTIVQKDSSELPTTKPNSMDNSTLGYLTAPNSSSLNFHRISKNSEGQTTEQEPDTGVKICEDGKDHVQSAALVENLIAVKAAAENNEESDSCIVSQRNSFKALSEEAWDSGFMGNSPRTADKENALQCSSKTPLRQDLEACEQDSRPKQENHLHSLGRNKMGYHLQPNDKSQFDHSKDGWLAPSPMPPVHKASNGHSRTKMISTSIKTARKSKRASGLRINDYDNQCDVVYISQPITECHFENQRSILSSRKTARKSTRGYFFNGDCCELPTVRTLAKNLHSQEKASCSTVASEAVVTPKQTLVTSAPQPTVEVEHPREDKPEEPNKETAPLTEGDRGASPEKESQEPEACLVTSNANPSGSPTSKETAASSPVCPLPAHLPEEDPPEGSSMASAPPGSEMSSPERDQQPVELLSTEEMSVPQDCSLLPSAESISEGDSDDVAPRPVSPPETAEREESPLCSESQSPSAGLDPPMSPGKAEEEPSVATEAETEDTQELDTDPLSKESSTLTNENPSEIEESEAAGGTEKLEEEDSDVKHPSEKDACDQNTESPEENLDKKKKGRKFPEASDRCLRSQLADSSSAERCLKNQSSDSSSPSADIKVSKSSGSKRSKKEGHPVGTTPESFLTEGCHTKAPEDTENPIVNEKTPEKDIEQEVEGGRVITRQTFKNMLVKEVKGEEGSVFPSSDPLATVGQPQPGEKLEIYVQSKLDENSTQEPSESIPCTFPEQSQGKPGPVPAQETEEAVNEIDSADSQHKDGDSDDVPPSTLGSSSSGNDDTAVPPKWAPRLTRLTSSTYNLRHTHSLDSLDTIKVTSEKEAAQGSPVPKENAASESGDPIDEGDVDTVVDEPPKFVEWCAEEENQELIANFNAQYMKVQKGWIQLEKEAQPTPRARNKSDKLKEIWKSKKRSRKCRGSLEVQKFSPVQMLFMTNFKLSNVCKWFLETTETRSLVIVKKLNTRLPGDIPPVKHPLQKYPPSSLYPSSLQAERLKKHLKKFPGATPAKNNWKTQKLWAKFRENPDQVEPEDGSDMSLSSSPEESVEETKEGRSSHPPTSSPTPASTRILRKYSNIRGKLRAQQRLIKNEKVESPLGPAVESKQSCKSVCINPLMSPKLALQVGADGFPIKPKSTDGMKARKGRQVPEVLPKAEVQNKRKRTEGGSTQDRKDKGPAMKASKEKHVDGSTRISTAKKPAARDRSSQLPKKTSSKENKVKIPKKSPGKSCLPSRKEKENANKRPTQPSASDPVTKSAKQKGAGESSSRPQKTTNRKQSSGKTRARPSTKSLENSAAQRKRKLKAKLDSCHSKRRRLDAK, encoded by the coding sequence TGAGAACTCAGCAGAGGCAATAGCAGTACATTCTAACCATCAGTCGAAGTCCCCACTGGAGAAGTTTATGGTCAAACTGTGCACACATCATCAGAAGCAGTTCATTCGTGTTCTGAACGATCTGTACACTGAGTCTCAGCCCGGCTCCGAGGACCTGCAGTCTTCTGATTCTGGAGCCATGGACACCTCCACCTGCGATGCTGGCTGTGCCCAGCTCGGCACCAGACATACAGAAAAGGATGCTCTGTGTCTCAACATGAAGTCTTCTACTTCTGTAGACATGCCCATAGACTCTGGAGGCTCCCACAGCCCTCCACATTTGACAGAGCAGGCCCTAAAGGAGCCTCCGCCTGAGACAAATTCTGTAGATGGAAGAGAGAAGACTCTGACTATTGTCCAAAAAGATTCCTCTGAACTTCCAACCACTAAACCTAATTCAATGGATAATTCCACTCTGGGATACCTCACTGCACCGAATTCTTCCTCATTAAACTTCCACCGCATCTCTAAGAACTCGGAGGGGCAGACCACTGAACAGGAGCCAGACACAGGTGTCAAAATATGTGAAGACGGTAAAGACCACGTGCAGAGCGCAGCTTTAGTAGAAAACCTAATTGCAGTAAAAGCGGCAGCTGAAAATAATGAGGAGAGCGACAGCTGTATTGTTTCTCAAAGAAATTCATTCAAAGCTTTATCAGAAGAGGCTTGGGACTCAGGGTTTATGGGGAATTCACCTAGAACTGCTGACAAAGAGAATGCTTTACAGTGTAGCTCAAAAACACCTTTACGCCAGGACTTAGAGGCATGTGAACAAGATTCAAGGCCAAAGCAAGAGAACCATCTTCACTCcctaggaagaaataaaatgggtTACCATTTACAGCCCAATGATAAGAGCCAGTTTGATCATTCCAAAGATGGTTGGTTAGCCCCCAGCCCCATGCCACCTGTACACAAAGCATCAAATGGACACTCACGAACCAAGATGATATCCACCTCCATTAAGACAGCTCGGAAAAGTAAAAGGGCATCAGGGTTGAGGATAAATGATTATGATAACCAATGTGATGTCGTTTATATCAGCCAGCCAATCACAGAATGCCACTTTGAGAATCAAAGATCGATATTATCTTCTCGGAAAACAGCCAGGAAGAGTACTCGAGGATACTTTTTCAATGGCGATTGTTGTGAGCTGCCAACCGTTCGCACGCTGGCCAAGAATTTACACTCCCAAGAAAAAGCAAGCTGCTCAACTGTGGCATCAGAGGCAGTGGTCACTCCCAAGCAGACCCTTGTCACGTCAGCACCTCAACCTACAGTAGAAGTAGAGCATCCCAGAGAAGACAAACCCGAAGAACCTAACAAAGAAACAGCCCCTCTcacagaaggagacagaggtgcaTCACCTGAAAAGGAATCTCAAGAGCCAGAGGCTTGCCTCGTGACGAGTAACGCAAACCCAAGTGGCTCCCCCACATCAAAAGAAACAGCAGCCTCCAGCCCGGTGTGTCCCCTCCCTGCTCATCTTCCTGAAGAGGACCCACCAGAAGGCAGCTCCATGGCCTCAGCTCCCCCGGGAAGTGAGATGTCTTCCCCTGAACGAGACCAGCAGCCAGTTGAACTGCTGAGTACAGAGGAGATGAGTGTACCCCAGGACTGTTCCCTACTTCCCTCCGCAGAGAGCATTTCTGAGGGAGACAGTGACGATGTTGCCCCCAGGCCTGTTTCCCCTCCTGaaacagcagagagagaggaaagccCTCTGTGTTCAGAAAGTCAAAGTCCCTCCGCGGGCTTGGATCCTCCCATGAGCCCAGGAAAGGCCGAGGAAGAGCCAAGTGTCGCTACTGAGGCTGAGACCGAAGACACTCAGGAGCTAGATACCGACCCACTCTCGAAGGAAAGCAGCACTTTGACAAATGAAAACCCCAGTGAAATTGAGGAAAGTGAGGCAGCAGGTGGTACAGAAAAATTAGAGGAAGAGGACAGTGATGTAAAACATCCTTCAGAAAAAGATGCATGCGATCAAAACACCGAGTCACCTGAAGAAAATCTGGACAAGAAGAAGAAAGGTAGAAAATTCCCAGAGGCCTCCGATAGGTGTCTCCGAAGTCAACTTGCAGATTCTTCCTCTGCCGAGAGGTGCCTAAAAAATCAAAGTTCAGATTCttcctctcctagtgctgacatCAAGGTTTCTAAAAGTTCTGGTTCAAAACGCTCTAAAAAAGAAGGGCACCCTGTTGGGACAACACCCGAGAGCTTCCTTACTGAAGGCTGCCATACAAAAGCTCCGGAAGACACTGAAAACCCAATCGTCAACGAAAAGACCCCTGAGAAAGACATTGAGCAGGAGGTTGAAGGGGGTCGGGTGATCACCAGGCagacttttaaaaacatgctGGTGAAAGAAGTCAAGGGGGAAGAAGGAAGTGTTTTCCCCAGCAGTGATCCCTTAGCCACAGTTGGCCAGCCCCAGCCTGGAGAGAAACTGGAAATCTATGTTCAGTCTAAATTAGATGAGAACAGTACTCAAGAGCCCTCTGAAAGCATTCCTTGTACTTTCCCAGAACAATCACAGGGGAAGCCAGGACCTGTTCCTGCACAGGAGACGGAGGAGGCCGTGAATGAAATAGACAGTGCCGATAGCCAGCATAAAGATGGCGATAGTGATGACGTGCCGCCTAGCACGTTGGGATCATCAAGTAGTGGAAATGATGACACAGCCGTGCCCCCAAAATGGGCCCCGAGGCTTACAAGACTGACCTCCTCCACCTACAACCTAAGACACACTCATTCTCTGGACTCTTTGGATACTATAAAAGTGACTTCCGAAAAGGAAGCAGCACAAGGAAGCCCAGTCCCAAAGGAAAATGCAGCTTCCGAGAGTGGAGACCCCATAGATGAGGGTGACGTGGACACCGTGGTGGACGAGCCGCCGAAGTTTGTGGAATGGTGTGCTGAGGAGGAGAACCAAGAGCTCATTGCCAACTTCAATGCCCAGTACATGAAAGTTCAGAAGGGCTGGATCCAGCTGGAGAAAGAAGCCCAgccaacgccaagggcaaggaaCAAGTCCGATAAGCTGAAGGAGATTTGGAAAAGCAAGAAAAGGTCACGGAAATGTCGGGGTTCACTGGAGGTTCAGAAGTTTTCTCCTGTTCAGATGCTGTTTATGACAAACTTTAAATTATCTAATGTTTGTAAGTGGTTCCTAGAGACGACTGAAACCCGCTCTCTGGTCATTGTGAAGAAGCTCAATACTCGTCTCCCAGGCGACATCCCACCCGTCAAGCACCCTCTTCAGAAGTACCCTCCTTCCAGCCTGTACCCCAGTTCACTACAGGCCGAACGCTTGAAAAAACACTTGAAGAAATTTCCCGGAGCTACTCCTGCCAAGAACAATTGGAAAACACAGAAGCTCTGGGCTAAATTTCGAGAGAATCCCGACCAAGTGGAGCCAGAGGATGGCAGTGACATGAGCCTCAGCTCCAGTCCTGAAGAGAGTGTAGAGGAGACCAAGGAAGGTAGAAGCAGCCATCCTCCCACCAGCTCACCGACCCCAGCCAGTACCCGCATCCTTAGGAAATACTCCAACATTCGAGGAAAGCTCCGAGCCCAGCAGCGTTTGATCAAGAACGAGAAAGTCGAAAGCCCACTTGGTCCGGCTGTGGAAAGCAAACAGAGTTGCAAGAGTGTGTGCATCAACCCTCTGATGTCCCCCAAGCTCGCGCTGCAAGTCGGTGCAGATGGGTTTCCCATTAAGCCCAAGAGCACCGATGGAATGAAGGCAAGGAAAGGGAGGCAGGTGCCTGAGGTCTTGCCCAAAGCCGAGGTTCAGAATAAACGCAAGAGGACAGAAGGCGGCAGCACTCAGGACAGGAAGGACAAAGGGCCTGCGATGAAGGCCAGCAAAGAAAAGCATGTTGATGGGTCCACCAGAATCTCCACTGCCAAGAAGCCAGCCGCAAGGGACAGAAGCAGCCAGCTGCCCAAAAAGACATCTTCAAAAGAGAATAAAGTGAAGATCCCTAAAAAATCACCTGGGAAGAGCTGCCTGCcctccaggaaagaaaaagagaatgcaAACAAAAGGCCTACCCAGCCCTCTGCCTCCGATCCGGTGACAAAATCTGCCAAGCAAAAAGGGGCAGGTGAGTCCTCTTCCAGGCCACAGAAAACCACAAACAGAAAGCAGAGCAGTGGAAAGACTCGGGCCAGACCCTCAACAAAATCCCTAGAGAACAGTGCGGCCCAGAGAAAGCGAAAGCTGAAGGCGAAGCTGGACTCTTGCCACAGCAAACGGAGGCGGTTGGATGCAAAGTGA